A region of Paenimyroides aestuarii DNA encodes the following proteins:
- a CDS encoding DUF2147 domain-containing protein, whose protein sequence is MKKVLATFVLTAFAAISMQAQTVTGKWKTIDDETGKAKSIVEISEKNGKIYGKVVEILTDKKDAKCDKCPGSDKGKPIKGLTIIKGLSKDGQEYSGGKIIDPSSGKEYKCLLKLNGADKLDVRGYIGIQALGRTQTWVRVK, encoded by the coding sequence ATGAAAAAAGTATTAGCAACCTTTGTATTAACGGCTTTTGCTGCAATCAGCATGCAAGCACAAACAGTAACCGGAAAGTGGAAAACAATTGACGATGAAACCGGTAAAGCAAAATCGATTGTAGAAATTTCAGAAAAAAATGGTAAAATTTACGGAAAAGTAGTTGAAATTTTAACCGATAAAAAAGATGCCAAATGCGATAAATGTCCAGGTTCAGACAAAGGAAAACCCATTAAAGGTTTAACTATTATCAAAGGACTTTCAAAAGACGGGCAAGAATATTCGGGCGGTAAAATCATTGATCCTTCTTCAGGAAAAGAGTATAAATGTTTATTAAAACTAAACGGTGCCGATAAATTAGACGTTCGTGGATACATTGGAATCCAAGCATTAGGACGCACACAAACCTGGGTACGCGTTAAATAA